In Haematobia irritans isolate KBUSLIRL chromosome 1, ASM5000362v1, whole genome shotgun sequence, a genomic segment contains:
- the RNF220 gene encoding ring finger protein 220 — protein sequence MASTQTTSADLSTTATTTSAIVPSEDGVLLQCPNCDKKLHRFEMASHCEQEMQNLKQTAQLLTESNEVGRDEEEIVGGTTSSNDSADRRKPWTVFQRVQRNRQSRMKQRTRKRPTIPEHPCPVCNATFPQDEIQQHAEECLRRSNRTENGRSNSDDHSSNDDEGGEEYEEYEWAGQKRIRVSSLLQGGYAAIGIGQTNGSSSASHRHNGHNDDEDEDLNVDEDDTQIYGPTQYAENDVISHTVNDDESDITSYMRRLITTGPVSTNARNTNTTTTNSHSINSSIINAEINTDVIPTPSIALSSTSSAPSLATPDEPSTPAHYQQIIDSLKAKLRYYEQQHIPGKYKCLICLDDYRNPAISVCCWHVHCEQCWLRSLGARKLCPQCNLITTPKDLRRIYM from the exons ATGGCCTCTACCCAAACGACTTCTGCTGATTTATCCACTACAGCAACAACAACGTCTGCTATAGTGCCGTCAGAGGATGGGGTTTTATTACAATGTCCTAATTGCGACAAGAAACTACATCGCTTTGAGATGGCCTCACATTGTGAACAAGAAATGCAAAACCTTAAACAAACGGCTCAATTATTGACCGAGTCCAATGAAGTTGGCCGAGATGAGGAAGAAATAGTTGGAGGTACGACTTCATCAAATGACAGTGCAGATAGGCGTAAACCATGGACCGTATTCCAGAGGGTCCAGAGAAATCGTCAATCACGTATGAAG CAACGAACTCGAAAACGTCCTACCATACCAGAACATCCATGTCCTGTTTGTAATGCTACATTTCCCCAAGATGAGATACAACAGCACGCCGAAGAATGTTTACGACGCAGTAATCGCACAGAAAATGGCCGCAGCAATAGTGATGATCATTCCAGCAATGATGATGAAGGTGGTGAAGAATACGAGGAATATGAATGGGCTGGCCAAAAGCGTATTCGAGTTTCAAGTTTACTTCAGGGTGGTTATGCTGCGATTGGTATTGGCCAAACCAATGGGAGCAGCAGTGCAAGTCATCGCCACAACGGCCATAATGATGATGAAGATGAGGATCTCAATGTCGATGAAGACGATACACAAATCTATGGTCCAACACAATATGCTGAAAATGATGTAATTTCGCATACAGTGAATGACGACGAAAGCGATATAACTTCGTATATGCGTCGTCTGATAACAACTGGTCCAGTTTCCACAAATGCTAGAAATACAAACACTACCACTACTAATAGTCATAGTATCAATTCCTCAATAATTAATGCAGAAATTAATACGGATGTTATACCGACACCATCGATTGCCTTGTCGTCCACATCATCAGCGCCATCGTTAGCAACTCCCGATGAACCCTCAACTCCTGCTCATTATCAACAAATTATTGATTCGTTAAAGGCGAAATTGCGTTACTACGAACAACAACATATTCCAGGAAAATACAAATGTCTCATATGTTTAGATGATTATCGAAATCCAGCAATATCAGTATGTTGCTGGCATGTTCATTGTGAACAATGTTGGTTGCGTTCTTTAGGAGCGCGTAAATTGTGTCCCCAGTGTAATTTAATAACAACTCCAAAAGATTTGAGGCGTATTTACATGTAA